The following are from one region of the Gemmatimonadota bacterium genome:
- a CDS encoding GWxTD domain-containing protein, whose translation MNAVVMLAALAAGGSASQRDQGLELGVTRFFLPASGETQVLTQAGVPYLFASAIGSGADAHVTYTVTVKVVDDRGTVLTSESFQRSAPAMARIPGAAGVENFRFLLKPGTFVMHVSARDSLTGKTIADSVRLEAYASAPTASDLMLANEMRQMPAGDTTSMPGEVARGNYRIRTAPMLRVDIVNSNMAYMLEAYSATETHGELRLAIRKRDGTTVADLPPTRQTIPAGGGLFKGQFSVEGLPDGDYLMHATLAVAGKTVTMQTPFVVSPAEEALKRSVAISQANRGTDEGYFNALPDDSLDAAAEVLFLTGAPSRELNVYKQDMSMAAKRRFLIDFWSSRDKNKATVNNEDRIAFYQAVANVNQKYGERGRVGWKTDRGRVAVKFGSPPSEILARPSDGRAPPYEVWRYTVGKPIWFIFADRGNQGNFILLKSNEFREPGSAANWLEILTPEVADEIGRWLGVNLSNVP comes from the coding sequence TTGAACGCCGTCGTCATGCTCGCGGCGCTGGCTGCCGGTGGAAGCGCCTCACAGCGCGACCAGGGGCTCGAGCTGGGAGTGACCCGATTCTTCCTCCCGGCCTCGGGGGAGACGCAAGTCCTCACCCAGGCCGGGGTGCCGTACCTCTTTGCGTCCGCGATCGGCTCGGGCGCCGACGCCCACGTCACCTACACGGTGACGGTCAAGGTGGTCGATGATCGCGGCACGGTACTGACCAGCGAGTCGTTCCAGCGGAGCGCGCCAGCGATGGCGCGGATCCCCGGCGCCGCTGGAGTGGAAAATTTCCGGTTCCTGCTCAAGCCCGGCACGTTCGTGATGCATGTGTCGGCCCGGGACTCGTTGACCGGGAAGACGATTGCCGATTCCGTGCGACTCGAGGCCTACGCCTCGGCGCCCACGGCGTCGGATCTGATGCTCGCGAACGAGATGCGACAAATGCCGGCAGGTGACACGACCTCGATGCCTGGGGAAGTCGCACGCGGCAATTACCGGATTCGCACCGCCCCGATGCTCCGGGTGGACATCGTCAACTCGAACATGGCGTACATGCTCGAGGCCTATTCCGCCACGGAGACCCACGGCGAACTTCGCCTGGCAATCCGGAAGCGGGATGGCACGACGGTGGCCGATCTTCCCCCGACGCGTCAGACCATTCCCGCCGGTGGCGGGCTGTTCAAGGGGCAGTTCTCGGTCGAAGGGTTGCCGGACGGCGACTACCTGATGCATGCCACCCTCGCGGTGGCCGGCAAGACGGTAACGATGCAGACGCCGTTCGTCGTCTCGCCCGCCGAGGAGGCCTTGAAGCGCAGCGTGGCGATCAGTCAGGCGAATCGTGGCACCGACGAGGGCTACTTCAATGCCCTCCCGGATGATTCGCTCGACGCGGCCGCCGAGGTCCTGTTCCTGACCGGCGCCCCGTCTCGCGAGCTGAACGTCTACAAGCAGGATATGTCGATGGCCGCGAAGCGTCGCTTCCTGATCGATTTCTGGTCGAGTCGCGACAAGAACAAGGCCACCGTGAACAATGAAGACCGCATCGCCTTCTACCAGGCCGTCGCCAACGTCAACCAGAAGTATGGCGAGCGCGGGCGGGTGGGTTGGAAGACCGATCGTGGTCGTGTTGCAGTGAAGTTCGGATCGCCGCCCAGTGAAATCCTGGCGCGACCGTCCGATGGCCGGGCGCCGCCGTATGAAGTGTGGCGCTACACGGTTGGCAAGCCGATCTGGTTCATTTTTGCCGACCGAGGCAACCAGGGCAACTTCATTCTGTTGAAGTCGAACGAGTTCCGGGAACCGGGATCCGCAGCCAACTGGCTGGAAATCCTGACTCCCGAAGTTGCCGACGAGATTGGCCGCTGGCTTGGCGTCAACCTCTCGAATGTGCCCTGA